Genomic DNA from uncultured Desulfuromusa sp.:
CTCCTGAGCAAACTGACCGCAGGAACCTGATCAGGATAATTGAATCCCTGGGATATAAAGTCACTGATAGTCAGTCAGACGATCCTGTTGCAGAAGACAAGAGTAACCGAGAATCTGAATTGAAAAACTTACAGCTCAGATTTCTTCTCGGTCTGGGACTTGTCATCCCTCTGTTTTTACTGGTGCATTGGAATAACATCGGTCTTGACAACATTATGCCGCTCACCAAGCAGAACAATTTCCTGCTGCAATTTTTGATTCAAACCCCGATCCAGTTCTGGATCGGCCGGCAATTTTATCGGGGCGCGTGGAGTGCGCTGAAAAACAGAACCAGCGATATGAATACCCTGATCGCAACAGGAACCAGTGCAGCATACATTTACAGTGTTCTCGTAACCTTTGTCCCCTCCCTCTTTACGGCAGCGGGAATAGTTTCAGAAGTCTACTTTGATACGGCTGGAATGATTATTGTCCTGATCCTCCTCGGTCGCCTTCTTGAAGCCAGAGCCAAAGGACAAACCTCCGAAGCAATTAAGAAGTTAATCGGTTTACAGGCAAAAACGGCTCGGGTTATCAGAGAGGGACAGGAATTTGAAATCCCCATCGCAGAAGTGGTCATTGACGATACAGTGATAGTTCGTCCCGGAGAGAAAATCCCCGTTGACGGCATCATTACTATGGGAGCATCTGCTGTCGATGAATCAATGGTCACTGGTGAATCAATCCCGGTAGAAAAACAAATCGGAGATGAAGTCATTGGAGTCACGATCAATAAAACCGGCAGCTTCCACTTCAAGGCAACTAAGATTGGTAAGGACACCATGCTTGCCCAGATCATTCGTATGGTTCAGGACGCGCAAGGTTCAAAACCACCTATCGCAAGGATGGCTGATATTATCGCAGCTTACTTTGTTCCCGCAGTCATCGTCCTGGCACTGCTAACCTTTATCGTCTGGTTACTCTTGGGTCCAAATCCAGCCTTGACCTATGCGTTACTCAACTTCATTGCAGTCATGATCATTGCCTGTCCATGCGCCCTGGGATTGGCAACACCGACAGCAATCATGGTTGGAACCGGACGTGGAGCTGAATTAGGCATCTTGATCAGGAGCGGTAAAGCACTGGAGACAACCCACAAACTGGAGACAATTGTCCTGGATAAAACCGGAACAATCACCAAAGGGAAACCAACCGTGACCGATATGCTGGTGGTTGATGAATTCGACAAACAAGAACTCCTACGTTTAGCAGCCTCTGCTGAAAAAGGGTCCGAACACCCCCTCGGGGAAGCTATTGTCCGCAGGGCTGAAGAAGAGAATCTTGCTCTTGCTGCAGTGACCGACTTTATCGCGGTTCCGGGCCAAGGGATCAAAGCACGCATTGAAGGATCCCATTTGCTTCTGGGGAATGTTCATTTACTCCATGACAATGAGGTTCCCCTGCAAACGTTGGAGGAACAGATTTCGAATTTGGCCAAAGATGGCAAAACCCCGATGTTGGTTGCCGTCGATGGCAAAGCTGTCGGAATCATTGCAGTTGCAGATACGGTTAAAGAAACCTCTGCCCGAGCCATCAAGGCGCTGCATCAACTTGGACTGGAAGTGATCATGCTTACCGGAGACAATCGCAGCACCGCAGAGGCCATAGGCCGAACTGTTGGCGTCGACAGGGTTCTGGCTGAGGTTTTGCCCGATCAGAAAGCAGCCGAGATTGAAAGACTTCAAGCTGAAGGAAAGCAGGTTGGTATGGTCGGAGATGGCATCAATGATGCGCCGGCCCTGGTTCAGGCTGATGTGGGGATGGCTATCGGTACCGGAACGGATATCGCTATCGAAGCGGCGGACGTCACCTTGATCAGTGGTGATCTCATTGGGGTTGTCAACACCATCGCTTTGAGCAAGACAACCATTCGCAATATCAAACAAAACCTCTTCTGGGCCTTTGCCTATAATGTTTTGCTGATCCCGGTTGCAGCCGGGGTGCTCTTTCCCTTCTTCGGAATACTTCTCAATCCGATGTTCGCGGCAGCGGCAATGGGAATGTCATCACTCACTGTTGTCAGTAACGCGGTAAGGCTGAGACGGTTCAAAGCCCCCGTCCTGCAACCGGGATAATGCGATATTATTGTTCCCCGCAAGACTTAACCCTGTAGTATACTTTAGAGATCAGGGTGAAGACGACTGAAGACAAGCAAAAAGAGGAGAAAGCATGAACGGGTTGACGATAGGAAAAGTCGCAAAAAAAGCCGGATTGGGGATTGAAACGGTGCGTTTCTATGAGCGGGAAGGATTGATAAAACCCCTCGCCAGAAGTGCATCAAATTATCGCCTTTATGCAGATGAAGGGGTTATCCGGTTACGTTTTATCAAACGGGCCAAAACCTTGGGCTTTACCTTGCGTGAAATTAAGGAGTTACTTCTTCTGCGTGCTGATCCCGGTGCCACAAAGGGGGACGTTAAGGCACAGATTGAAGAAAAAATCATTGATATTGATGAGCGGATCAAAGATTTACAACACATTCAAAGAACGCTTAAAGCCCTTGATTCTTGCTGTGATGGTCATGGTTCTACAGACGATTGCCCCATTCTCGCAGCCCTGGAAGGGACAGAAGCGTTGGATGAAACGTTATCCTAAAAACCGGAGAGAATTTACTCCATAGCCTTTTAGCTGAACGACAGTCGGTTTACTTAGCAAAAAACTGCCCCCTAATTGGGATGCAATCCGAGGGATTATCCTCTTATTTTTTAGGTCCCCAATCATGGTGGGAGCACCAGCCAGCCAGTATTCAGGAGGACTATGAAACCTGATTATCGCATTATCACAATCGCCCTGCTGATTGTCATTATCTCCTGGCTGCACTACTCAACAACCATTCACGCCTACCATTACCACGACATCTATCGTCGACTCTATTATCTTCCTATCGTCCTTGCCGGTCTCTGGTTTCGCCTGCGCGGAGGCATCGGTGTGGCTGTGCTGGTGTCGTTGATCTACATTCCCCATATCCTCCTGCAATGGGGGCAGCAAGGCAACCTGCCGCTGGAACAGTATCTGGAGTTGGTCCTCTACAACATCATTGGCAGCCTCACCGGATACCTGGCACAAAAAGAATGGCAGCAAAAAACCCGCTATCAAGAAACGGCCCAACACTTGGAAGACAGCTATGATCAATTACGGGAACAGACTGATATGCTCATTCGCAGTGAACAACAACTGGAAAAAGCAACCCGACTTTCTGCGTTGGGTGAATTGTCTGCAAGCCTCGCCCATGAGATTCGCAACCCGTTGGCATCGATCCGGCTATCCTCAGATAATCTACGCGATTCAGCGACGAACAACCCAAATGAGACTGAATATCTGGACATTCTCAGCACCGAGGTAGAACGCCTCAATCAGGTGGTCGAACACTACCTGTCACTCGCCCGGAACGGCCAAACACAGCAACAGCAAATCGATCTCAATCAGACCCTCGAAGAAGTGCTGCAATTGATTTCTCAACAAGCGACAAGTCAAAACATAGAGTTGATTTTTGAAAAAAAGGAGCTGCCACCGCTTAATGGTGAACAGGTGCAACTCAAGCAGGCATTCCTCAATCTGGCCCTGAACGCCCTGAAAGCAATGCCGGACGGCGGTATTCTGAGTATCAGCAGTGTTTTTGATAACGATCACCTGACAATTATTTTCGCAGATACTGGGCACGGTGTTGCAGCAGATAAACTGGAAGAGATTTTTACCCCGTTCTACTCAACCAACAGCAACGGTACCGGTCTCGGTCTGGCCATCACCAGACGCATCATTGAATCACACGGCGGGAGGATTAAAGCCGAAATCAGCACCCCCGGGATGCATTTCCGCATCACCCTGCAGGCAATTTGGAGCGAACATGAATGAGAGAGAAACGGTCCTTGTGATCGACGACGATGACTCCTTGCGCCGGGTTATCGAACTAACTTTGAAAAGCTCCGGTTATCAAGTGGCAACAGCAAGCAACGGCGAAACGGGGCTGCAACTCTTTGAGCAACTGCAGCCGGCTGTCGTCATCACCGACGTGCAAATGCCTGACCTCTCAGGTTATCAGGTTCTCGCCCGTATCAAGGACAGCAATCCTGCCACCATCGTTATCGTCATCACCGCCTTCGGCACGATAGAAAAAGCGGTTCGTGCCATGCGCGAAGGGGCTCACGATTATATTACGAAACCCTTCAGCCGTGAGGAACTTAAGCAGGTCATTGCACGCGCTCTGAGGTACAGAGCCAGCCAACCACTTCGTTCCAACTTCGCTGAAAACAAAACCGCAGATAAATCTTTGATCCTCGGCCAGAGCCCCGCTATCGAGAAGCTGCGCGTTATGCTTGGCCAAGTGGCAAGAAGTCATTCGACGGTGTTACTTGAAGGGGAAAGCGGCGTCGGCAAGGAAGTTTTCGCTCACGAAATTCACCGCCTCAGCGACATCAACAATGGGCCATTTATCCCTGTTAACTGTGCAGCAATTCCCGCTGAGCTTTTGGAAAGTGAACTCTTCGGTCATGTTAAAGGGGCCTTTACCGGGGCACTCCAGAACCGCACCGGTAAATTTGAACAAGCCGAAAACGGAACCTTGTTTCTTGATGAAATCGGCGAACTCCCGTTGGCGCTACAACCAAAACTTCTCCGTGCTCTACAGGAACGCATCATTGAACCTGTCGGAGGAACGGCAAAAACAGTCAATGTCAGGGTCATTGCAGCAACAAACCGTAACCTGGAACAAGCACTGACCGAAAAGCACTTCCGCGAGGACCTTTACTATCGCCTGGCAGTGATCACCCTTGATCTCCCCCCACTTCGTGAACGCGGCGACGATATCGACCTCTTTATCCACCATTTCATGCAAAAAAACGGCGGTGATCAAGTTACCATTAACGAGGACGCCATGGATCTTATGCGCAGTTACAACTGGCCCGGCAATATCCGTGAGCTGGGAAATTGCATTGAACGGATGCTTGTTCTGCGCCTTGGCGAACAGTTGACACCTCTCGACCTGCCTCCGAAAATCCGTAAATATAGTCAACAACTCCCCACAACCAACGACCTGCACCTGCCCGTACAAGGAATAGCTTTGGCTGATCTGGAAAAACAGGCCGTTATTGATGCCCTCGAAAAAAACAACTGGAACCAGTCAAAGGCAGCATCATTTTTACAGATTCCCCGCCACACCCTGATCTACCGCATGGAGAAATACCGGATTCCCAAAAAACGACTGTCCGACTGAAGTGCCGCCAACAACAGACCCTACTTTTTTGTAGACTATTCTACAGAGCACTGAAGAATAGTCTACAATCCCCAACCCCGACTCCCATCTAAAAAATCTAACATGCCGATATGATTCAGTTAAATCTATTGGCACAGTTCCTGTTAATGGTTTTGCTGATGGCGCTGTTTTGCCATATGCAATGAACACCACCAGTCTTACTCTCTGGAGGAGAACATCCCATGAAGTTTGTTTCTGTTTTTGCTGTTATTTTCAGCCTCTGTGTTCCTTTGCCCGCATTTTCCGGACAGACAAACGATCCTGCATTGCTCACCGAGCTGTTGAAGAGAGCAGAGGAGAACAATCCCCTATTGCTTGCAGCCGAAGAACAGATTCAAGTTGCTGCTGCACAGATTGATCAAGCCTCAGCTCTTCCTGACCCACAACTGTCAATCAGCCTTTTAAATTACCCGGTCAATAACCTGAGCAGCGATACATCACCGATGACCGGCAACGATTTCAAGCTCTCCCAG
This window encodes:
- a CDS encoding heavy metal translocating P-type ATPase; translated protein: MTQSSASIQESNVKSDHISRTTKNSFSISGMGCSSCVAKIEKTLKKTTGVVRAQVNFASETATVEFAPEQTDRRNLIRIIESLGYKVTDSQSDDPVAEDKSNRESELKNLQLRFLLGLGLVIPLFLLVHWNNIGLDNIMPLTKQNNFLLQFLIQTPIQFWIGRQFYRGAWSALKNRTSDMNTLIATGTSAAYIYSVLVTFVPSLFTAAGIVSEVYFDTAGMIIVLILLGRLLEARAKGQTSEAIKKLIGLQAKTARVIREGQEFEIPIAEVVIDDTVIVRPGEKIPVDGIITMGASAVDESMVTGESIPVEKQIGDEVIGVTINKTGSFHFKATKIGKDTMLAQIIRMVQDAQGSKPPIARMADIIAAYFVPAVIVLALLTFIVWLLLGPNPALTYALLNFIAVMIIACPCALGLATPTAIMVGTGRGAELGILIRSGKALETTHKLETIVLDKTGTITKGKPTVTDMLVVDEFDKQELLRLAASAEKGSEHPLGEAIVRRAEEENLALAAVTDFIAVPGQGIKARIEGSHLLLGNVHLLHDNEVPLQTLEEQISNLAKDGKTPMLVAVDGKAVGIIAVADTVKETSARAIKALHQLGLEVIMLTGDNRSTAEAIGRTVGVDRVLAEVLPDQKAAEIERLQAEGKQVGMVGDGINDAPALVQADVGMAIGTGTDIAIEAADVTLISGDLIGVVNTIALSKTTIRNIKQNLFWAFAYNVLLIPVAAGVLFPFFGILLNPMFAAAAMGMSSLTVVSNAVRLRRFKAPVLQPG
- a CDS encoding ATP-binding protein, with product MKPDYRIITIALLIVIISWLHYSTTIHAYHYHDIYRRLYYLPIVLAGLWFRLRGGIGVAVLVSLIYIPHILLQWGQQGNLPLEQYLELVLYNIIGSLTGYLAQKEWQQKTRYQETAQHLEDSYDQLREQTDMLIRSEQQLEKATRLSALGELSASLAHEIRNPLASIRLSSDNLRDSATNNPNETEYLDILSTEVERLNQVVEHYLSLARNGQTQQQQIDLNQTLEEVLQLISQQATSQNIELIFEKKELPPLNGEQVQLKQAFLNLALNALKAMPDGGILSISSVFDNDHLTIIFADTGHGVAADKLEEIFTPFYSTNSNGTGLGLAITRRIIESHGGRIKAEISTPGMHFRITLQAIWSEHE
- a CDS encoding sigma-54 dependent transcriptional regulator is translated as MNERETVLVIDDDDSLRRVIELTLKSSGYQVATASNGETGLQLFEQLQPAVVITDVQMPDLSGYQVLARIKDSNPATIVIVITAFGTIEKAVRAMREGAHDYITKPFSREELKQVIARALRYRASQPLRSNFAENKTADKSLILGQSPAIEKLRVMLGQVARSHSTVLLEGESGVGKEVFAHEIHRLSDINNGPFIPVNCAAIPAELLESELFGHVKGAFTGALQNRTGKFEQAENGTLFLDEIGELPLALQPKLLRALQERIIEPVGGTAKTVNVRVIAATNRNLEQALTEKHFREDLYYRLAVITLDLPPLRERGDDIDLFIHHFMQKNGGDQVTINEDAMDLMRSYNWPGNIRELGNCIERMLVLRLGEQLTPLDLPPKIRKYSQQLPTTNDLHLPVQGIALADLEKQAVIDALEKNNWNQSKAASFLQIPRHTLIYRMEKYRIPKKRLSD
- a CDS encoding heavy metal-responsive transcriptional regulator, which codes for MNGLTIGKVAKKAGLGIETVRFYEREGLIKPLARSASNYRLYADEGVIRLRFIKRAKTLGFTLREIKELLLLRADPGATKGDVKAQIEEKIIDIDERIKDLQHIQRTLKALDSCCDGHGSTDDCPILAALEGTEALDETLS